In the Sinorhizobium arboris LMG 14919 genome, one interval contains:
- a CDS encoding efflux RND transporter permease subunit, which yields MPSFFIDRPIFAWVVAIFIMIAGIIAIPLLPVSQYPDVAPPQISINTNYPGASSQDTYQSVTRLIEDELNGVEGLLYFESSTSSSGSVSIDATFQPGTDPSQASVDIQNRVQRVEPRLPDPVRQQGVQVDEAGAGFLLIISLTSTDGSMDAIGLGDYLSRNVLSEIQRVPGVGRAQLFATERSMRVWLDPDKMLGLNLTAADVTAAIQAQNAQVASGSIGAQPNPITQQVTAPVVIKGQLSSPEEFGAIVLRANADGSAVRLRDVARLEIGGESYTFSTRLNGSPSAAIAVQLSPSGNAMSTSAAIKARMDELAAFFPEGLEYSIPYDTSPFVAVSIEKVLHTLVEAVGLVFLVMFLFLQNVRYTLIPTIVVPVALLGTCAVMLAMGFSINVLTMFGMVLAIGILVDDAIIVVENVERIMSEEGLTPKDATRKAMKQITGAVIGITLVLASVFIPMAFFPGAVGVIYRQFSLTMVVSILFSALLALSLTPALCASFLKQVPKGHHHAKRGFFGWFNRGFDRTSHGYTRVVGGVVRRTGRFMIIYLALLAAMGWAFLRLPSSFLPDEDQGYVIVMMQLPSEATANRTTEVIEQTEKIFGQEPAVDTIVAINGFSFFGSGQNAGLAFVTLKDWSERDADNAAQSIAGRATMAMSQIKDAISFALSPPAIQGLGTTGGFSFRLQDRAGLGEAALAQARDQLLGLASQSEVLTGVRFEGMPDAAQVSVNIDREKANTFGVTFADINSTISTNLGSSYVNDFPNAGRMQRVTVQADETKRMQTADLLNLNVRNTNGGMVPLSAFADVEWVKAPTQTVGYNGYPAVRISGEAAPGYSSGDAIAEMERLVAQLPAGFGYEWTGQSLQEIQSGSQAPLLIALSCLLVFLCLAALYESWSIPVSVIMVVPLGVIGAVLAVTMRDMPNDVYFKVGLIAIIGLSAKNAILIIEFAKELREQGKSLIDATLEAAHLRFRPILMTSLAFTLGVLPLAVATGASSGSQRAIGTGVMGGMISATVLAIFFVPVFFVFVMKIFERGRAAPEAAKPASESVSPAE from the coding sequence ATGCCCAGTTTTTTCATAGACAGGCCGATCTTTGCCTGGGTGGTGGCGATCTTCATCATGATCGCCGGCATCATCGCAATTCCGCTCCTGCCGGTTTCGCAGTATCCGGATGTCGCACCTCCGCAGATCTCGATCAATACCAACTATCCCGGTGCCTCTTCGCAGGATACCTATCAGAGCGTGACGCGGCTGATCGAGGATGAGCTGAACGGTGTCGAGGGGCTGCTTTACTTCGAATCGTCGACCAGCTCCTCCGGCTCGGTCTCGATCGACGCCACCTTCCAGCCGGGCACAGATCCGAGCCAGGCTTCGGTGGACATCCAGAACCGGGTGCAGCGCGTCGAGCCGCGCCTGCCGGATCCCGTCAGGCAGCAAGGCGTACAGGTAGACGAGGCCGGCGCCGGCTTCCTGCTGATCATCTCGCTGACCTCGACCGATGGCTCGATGGACGCGATCGGGCTTGGGGATTATCTCAGCCGCAACGTGCTCAGCGAAATCCAGCGCGTGCCCGGCGTCGGACGCGCCCAGCTCTTCGCGACCGAGCGCTCGATGCGTGTCTGGCTGGATCCCGACAAGATGCTCGGCCTCAACCTGACTGCGGCCGACGTCACGGCGGCGATCCAGGCTCAGAACGCCCAGGTCGCCTCGGGCTCGATCGGCGCCCAGCCGAACCCGATCACGCAGCAGGTCACCGCCCCGGTCGTGATCAAGGGCCAGCTCTCTAGCCCCGAGGAATTCGGCGCCATCGTGCTCAGAGCAAATGCCGACGGTTCGGCCGTCCGGCTGCGCGACGTCGCGCGCCTCGAGATCGGCGGCGAAAGCTACACCTTCTCCACCCGCCTTAACGGCAGCCCCTCGGCGGCCATCGCCGTGCAGCTCTCCCCGAGCGGCAATGCGATGTCGACCTCGGCCGCGATCAAGGCGCGCATGGACGAGCTCGCGGCGTTCTTCCCGGAGGGGCTCGAATACTCGATCCCTTATGACACCTCGCCCTTCGTCGCGGTGTCGATCGAGAAGGTTCTGCACACCCTCGTCGAGGCCGTCGGCCTCGTCTTCCTGGTGATGTTCCTCTTCCTGCAGAACGTCCGCTATACTCTCATTCCCACCATCGTCGTGCCGGTTGCCCTGCTCGGCACCTGCGCGGTCATGCTGGCGATGGGCTTCTCGATCAACGTGCTCACGATGTTCGGCATGGTGCTGGCGATCGGTATCCTCGTCGACGATGCGATCATCGTCGTCGAGAACGTCGAGCGCATCATGTCGGAAGAGGGGCTAACGCCGAAGGATGCCACCCGCAAGGCGATGAAGCAGATCACCGGTGCGGTGATCGGCATCACGCTGGTGCTGGCTTCGGTGTTCATCCCGATGGCCTTCTTCCCGGGCGCAGTGGGCGTGATCTACCGTCAGTTCAGCCTGACCATGGTCGTCTCGATTCTGTTCTCGGCGCTGCTTGCCCTGTCGCTGACGCCGGCACTCTGCGCGAGCTTCCTCAAGCAGGTTCCGAAGGGTCACCATCACGCCAAGCGCGGCTTTTTCGGTTGGTTCAACCGCGGTTTCGACCGAACGTCGCACGGCTACACGCGTGTTGTCGGAGGCGTCGTCAGGCGCACCGGCCGCTTCATGATCATCTATCTCGCCCTGCTCGCCGCAATGGGCTGGGCTTTCCTCAGGCTGCCTTCTTCCTTCCTCCCGGACGAGGACCAGGGCTATGTCATCGTCATGATGCAATTGCCCTCGGAAGCCACTGCAAACCGCACCACGGAGGTGATCGAGCAGACCGAGAAGATTTTTGGCCAGGAACCCGCAGTCGACACGATCGTGGCGATCAACGGCTTCTCCTTCTTCGGCAGCGGGCAGAACGCCGGCCTCGCATTCGTGACGCTCAAAGACTGGAGCGAGCGCGACGCCGACAACGCCGCGCAATCGATCGCCGGCCGCGCGACGATGGCCATGAGCCAGATCAAGGACGCGATCAGCTTCGCGCTGTCGCCTCCGGCGATCCAGGGCCTCGGAACGACGGGCGGATTCTCGTTCCGCCTCCAGGACCGTGCGGGTCTCGGCGAAGCGGCACTCGCGCAAGCGCGCGATCAGCTTCTCGGTCTCGCCTCCCAGAGCGAGGTCCTGACCGGGGTTCGCTTCGAGGGCATGCCCGATGCGGCGCAAGTGAGTGTCAATATCGACCGCGAGAAGGCGAATACCTTCGGCGTGACCTTTGCCGACATCAACTCGACCATCTCGACCAATCTCGGTTCGTCCTACGTCAACGACTTCCCGAATGCCGGCCGCATGCAGCGCGTGACGGTGCAGGCGGACGAGACCAAGCGCATGCAGACCGCGGACCTCCTGAACCTGAACGTTCGCAACACCAACGGCGGCATGGTTCCGCTCTCCGCCTTTGCAGACGTGGAATGGGTGAAGGCGCCGACGCAGACGGTGGGCTACAACGGCTATCCGGCCGTGCGCATCAGCGGCGAAGCAGCCCCGGGCTACTCCTCGGGCGATGCCATCGCCGAGATGGAGCGTCTGGTGGCCCAGCTTCCGGCGGGCTTCGGCTACGAGTGGACGGGCCAGTCGCTGCAGGAGATCCAATCGGGTTCGCAGGCGCCGCTCCTCATTGCGCTCTCCTGCCTGCTCGTCTTCCTGTGCCTCGCCGCGCTCTATGAGAGCTGGTCCATTCCGGTCTCGGTCATCATGGTCGTGCCGCTCGGCGTCATCGGCGCCGTGCTCGCGGTGACGATGCGCGATATGCCGAACGACGTCTACTTCAAGGTCGGCCTGATCGCGATCATCGGGCTTTCGGCGAAGAACGCGATCCTGATCATCGAGTTCGCCAAGGAACTCCGCGAACAGGGCAAATCGCTCATCGACGCGACGCTGGAGGCCGCGCATCTGCGATTCCGGCCGATCCTGATGACCTCGCTCGCCTTCACGCTCGGCGTTCTGCCGCTGGCGGTCGCGACCGGCGCAAGCTCCGGCAGCCAGCGCGCCATCGGCACCGGCGTCATGGGTGGCATGATCTCGGCGACGGTGCTGGCGATCTTCTTCGTCCCGGTCTTCTTCGTGTTCGTCATGAAGATCTTCGAACGCGGAAGGGCAGCGCCCGAGGCGGCCAAGCCCGCATCCGAATCCGTCAGCCCCGCCGAATGA
- a CDS encoding efflux RND transporter periplasmic adaptor subunit → MDIAMRMNRPILAASLATVIFLAGCQKNEEQQAAASSPPPSPVAVFTTKAEPLPITNELPGRITATRIAEVRPRISGIVVERVFEQGTMVKEGDVLYRIDPAPFQVKVDSAAATLKRAHAVVDQAKRTADRQSRLKEAQVTAVQQYDDAIAALAQAEADVGIAEAGLAEAKLNLQYTNVTAPISGRIGRALITEGALVNTNDTQNLATIQQLDPIYADFTQSATDLIRLRKALKDGQWMSADNEAEVQLILDDGTPYALKGKLLFSEAAVDATTGQVTLRGEFPNPNNDLLPGMYVRVQIQQGLEKDAITVPQQAVQRNNAGQSQVYVVNADNKVEFRNVTLGRTVGERWQVTSGLKPGEKVIVEGFQKVGPGAPVQPSDWNPNEKPAPEQASASADAGEKPATEVK, encoded by the coding sequence ATGGACATTGCGATGCGCATGAACCGACCGATATTGGCCGCCTCGCTGGCAACCGTGATTTTTCTCGCGGGCTGCCAGAAGAATGAAGAACAACAGGCCGCGGCTTCCTCCCCTCCCCCATCGCCGGTCGCCGTCTTCACGACGAAGGCGGAACCGCTGCCGATCACCAACGAACTGCCGGGCCGCATCACCGCTACCCGCATCGCCGAGGTCCGCCCGCGCATTTCCGGCATCGTCGTCGAGCGGGTGTTCGAGCAGGGCACCATGGTGAAGGAAGGCGACGTTCTCTACCGCATCGACCCGGCACCGTTTCAGGTCAAGGTCGACAGCGCCGCGGCGACGCTGAAACGCGCTCATGCGGTGGTCGATCAGGCCAAGCGGACGGCCGACCGCCAGTCGCGGCTGAAGGAGGCGCAGGTCACCGCAGTGCAACAGTACGACGACGCCATTGCGGCGCTCGCTCAGGCCGAGGCCGACGTCGGCATCGCCGAAGCGGGCCTCGCCGAGGCCAAGCTCAATCTGCAGTATACGAATGTCACGGCACCGATCAGCGGCCGGATCGGCCGTGCGCTGATCACGGAAGGCGCGCTCGTCAACACCAACGACACGCAGAACCTCGCGACGATCCAGCAGCTCGATCCGATCTATGCTGATTTCACCCAGTCCGCGACCGACCTGATCCGCCTGCGCAAGGCGCTCAAGGACGGCCAGTGGATGAGCGCCGACAACGAGGCCGAGGTTCAGCTGATCCTCGACGACGGAACGCCCTATGCCCTCAAGGGCAAGCTGCTCTTCTCCGAGGCCGCCGTCGACGCGACGACCGGCCAGGTGACGCTGCGCGGCGAATTCCCCAATCCGAACAACGATCTGCTGCCGGGCATGTATGTCCGCGTCCAGATCCAGCAGGGTCTCGAGAAGGACGCCATCACCGTGCCGCAGCAGGCGGTCCAGCGCAACAATGCCGGCCAGTCGCAGGTCTATGTCGTGAATGCGGACAACAAGGTGGAATTCCGCAACGTCACGCTCGGACGCACCGTCGGGGAGCGTTGGCAGGTGACCTCCGGCCTCAAGCCCGGCGAAAAGGTCATTGTCGAAGGCTTCCAGAAGGTCGGCCCGGGCGCGCCCGTGCAGCCGTCCGACTGGAACCCGAACGAAAAGCCCGCGCCCGAACAGGCCAGCGCTTCGGCAGATGCCGGCGAAAAGCCCGCCACCGAAGTGAAGTGA
- a CDS encoding ABC transporter ATP-binding protein: MGSLQLKSIRKAFGSHEVLKGIDLDVKDGEFVIFVGPSGCGKSTLLRTIAGLEDATSGSVQIDGVEVGHVAPAKRGIAMVFQSYALYPHLTVKDNMGLGLKQAGVPRAEIEEKVAKAAGMLSLEPYLARRPAELSGGQRQRVAIGRAIVREPKLFLFDEPLSNLDAALRVNTRLEIARLHRSLKATMIYVTHDQVEAMTLADKIVVLNAGRIEQVGSPMELYNRPANLFVAGFIGSPQMNFIEAAKLGDGEAKTIGIRPEHIGLSRESGDWKGKVIHVEHLGADTIIYIESETVGLLTVRLFGEHRYAADDIVHATPVIGSMHRFDADGRVIKPAL; this comes from the coding sequence GTGGGATCACTTCAACTCAAATCCATCCGCAAGGCCTTCGGCAGCCACGAGGTGCTGAAGGGTATCGACCTGGACGTGAAGGACGGCGAATTCGTCATCTTCGTCGGTCCGTCCGGCTGCGGTAAGTCGACCCTCCTGCGCACCATTGCCGGCCTCGAGGACGCGACCTCGGGCAGCGTGCAGATCGACGGCGTCGAAGTCGGTCATGTGGCGCCGGCCAAGCGCGGCATCGCCATGGTGTTCCAGTCCTACGCGCTCTATCCGCACCTGACCGTCAAGGACAATATGGGCCTTGGACTGAAGCAGGCGGGTGTGCCAAGGGCCGAGATCGAGGAGAAGGTCGCCAAGGCGGCCGGCATGCTTTCGCTCGAGCCTTATCTCGCCCGCCGCCCCGCCGAGCTCTCCGGTGGCCAGCGCCAGCGCGTTGCGATCGGCCGCGCGATCGTGCGCGAGCCCAAACTCTTCCTCTTCGACGAGCCGCTGTCGAACCTCGATGCGGCGCTGCGGGTCAATACGCGGCTCGAAATCGCCCGCCTTCACCGCAGCCTCAAGGCGACGATGATCTACGTCACCCACGATCAGGTCGAGGCGATGACGCTTGCCGACAAAATCGTCGTGCTGAATGCCGGCCGCATCGAGCAGGTCGGCTCGCCGATGGAACTCTACAACCGCCCAGCCAATCTCTTCGTTGCGGGCTTCATCGGCTCACCCCAGATGAACTTCATCGAAGCCGCAAAGCTCGGTGACGGAGAGGCAAAGACGATCGGCATCCGTCCGGAGCATATCGGCCTCTCCCGCGAAAGCGGCGACTGGAAGGGCAAGGTGATCCATGTCGAGCATCTCGGCGCCGACACGATCATCTACATCGAATCGGAGACGGTCGGTCTCTTGACGGTGCGCCTCTTCGGCGAACACCGATACGCCGCCGACGACATCGTCCACGCGACGCCGGTGATCGGCAGCATGCACCGCTTCGATGCGGACGGGCGGGTGATCAAGCCGGCTCTGTGA